A genomic segment from Gilvibacter sp. SZ-19 encodes:
- the ruvB gene encoding Holliday junction branch migration DNA helicase RuvB, with translation MNEHLDPTGDHFTPEEQDVERKLRPLAFDDFTGQSQVLDNLKIFVEAANLRDEALDHTLFHGPPGLGKTTLAHILANELDVSITVTSGPVLDKPGDLAGLLTNLDERDVLFIDEIHRLSPIVEEYLYSAMEDYKIDIMIETGPNARTVQINLNPFTLVGATTRSGLLTAPMRARFGISSRLEYYKTELLTTIIERSAGILKVPITMEAAIEIAGRSRGTPRIANALLRRVRDFAQIKGNGTIDIAIAKYALEALNVDAHGLDEMDNKILATIIDKFKGGPVGITTLATAVSESGETIEEVYEPFLIQQGFIVRTPRGREVTEAAYKHLGRVRGATQGGLFE, from the coding sequence ATGAACGAGCACTTGGACCCAACTGGGGATCATTTCACTCCCGAAGAGCAAGACGTAGAACGCAAGTTAAGGCCGCTGGCCTTTGACGATTTTACGGGCCAATCTCAGGTTTTAGATAACCTGAAGATCTTTGTAGAGGCTGCTAATTTGCGGGACGAAGCTTTAGATCACACCCTGTTTCACGGCCCTCCTGGATTAGGGAAAACCACCTTGGCGCATATACTTGCCAATGAGCTCGATGTGAGTATAACCGTTACTTCTGGCCCCGTTTTGGATAAGCCAGGTGACCTTGCCGGACTGCTTACCAATTTGGATGAGCGCGATGTGCTATTTATTGACGAGATACACCGACTGAGTCCTATAGTAGAGGAATACCTTTATTCCGCTATGGAAGATTACAAGATCGATATCATGATCGAGACCGGCCCCAATGCCCGAACGGTTCAGATCAATCTCAACCCCTTCACCTTGGTGGGAGCCACCACGCGCTCCGGACTATTAACGGCACCTATGCGGGCTCGTTTTGGGATTTCCTCTCGATTAGAATATTACAAGACCGAGCTACTAACAACTATCATTGAGAGAAGCGCCGGAATTCTAAAAGTACCCATTACCATGGAAGCTGCTATAGAGATTGCTGGCCGCAGTAGAGGTACGCCGCGTATCGCTAATGCACTTCTAAGACGGGTTCGCGATTTTGCACAGATAAAAGGAAATGGAACCATAGATATTGCCATTGCTAAATATGCCCTTGAGGCCTTGAATGTAGATGCCCACGGGTTGGATGAAATGGACAACAAGATCTTGGCGACCATCATAGACAAGTTTAAAGGTGGTCCAGTAGGAATCACCACGCTAGCTACCGCGGTCTCTGAGTCTGGAGAAACCATAGAAGAAGTGTACGAACCCTTTTTGATCCAGCAAGGTTTTATAGTGCGAACTCCGCGCGGGCGAGAAGTTACCGAGGCGGCTTACAAGCATTTAGGGCGTGTTCGAGGTGCAACTCAAGGCGGACTGTTCGAATGA
- a CDS encoding cytochrome P450, which produces MTKVLNTDFPRVGFLRFLRHASNIVKNPLPFHHANFERLGDTFELRIGPAASVIFSKNADYLRYTLQKNQRNYTKSKIQTRDLAKYVGRGLLTAEGDHWQRQRKLIQPAFHKKQLQLLLDTMQKVIAVELQKIKLDEAANIHEVFNDLAFQTVIKTLFSGGVTAEQIAQLQRTTEEAQQMMVKELRQPFLVWWFKSSGKIKKHLDAVGEARKVLKELVNQRRASGKRYDDLLDMLLDARYDDGSEIEEQQLIDEILILFVAGHETTSNALTFTCELLARHPQVLQKVQQEALALTRSGADIMTMLKEAIYIQQVLQESMRLYPPAYFIDRVNYKEDHLGDYRLPEDSTLLFSVYEIHRSETYWERPLEFDPDRFDPQQPRQHSDYYFPFGAGPRMCIGNNFAMYEMILVVIQLFSAFSLEEKTTPIQIRPLITLKPKDAILVFHQYES; this is translated from the coding sequence ATGACCAAAGTGCTCAATACAGACTTTCCACGAGTCGGTTTCTTAAGATTCTTAAGGCACGCATCTAACATTGTCAAAAATCCATTGCCGTTTCACCATGCCAATTTTGAGCGCCTTGGAGATACCTTTGAACTTCGGATAGGCCCAGCGGCAAGCGTAATCTTTTCTAAGAATGCAGATTACTTGCGCTATACCCTTCAGAAGAATCAACGCAATTACACGAAGAGCAAGATCCAAACCAGGGATTTGGCCAAATATGTAGGGCGGGGCTTGTTAACTGCCGAAGGCGATCATTGGCAGCGACAGCGCAAGCTTATACAGCCTGCTTTTCACAAAAAGCAATTGCAATTGTTGTTAGACACCATGCAAAAGGTCATTGCTGTGGAACTGCAGAAGATCAAGCTAGACGAGGCAGCAAACATACACGAGGTATTCAACGATCTGGCGTTCCAAACGGTCATTAAAACACTTTTTAGCGGAGGTGTTACTGCGGAGCAGATCGCGCAGTTGCAACGCACCACAGAGGAGGCCCAACAAATGATGGTTAAAGAGCTGCGGCAACCCTTCTTGGTCTGGTGGTTTAAAAGCAGTGGCAAGATTAAAAAGCACTTAGATGCTGTAGGCGAAGCCAGAAAAGTCCTAAAGGAATTGGTGAATCAGCGTCGCGCCAGTGGCAAGCGCTATGACGACCTACTGGACATGCTCTTGGATGCGCGCTATGACGACGGTTCCGAAATAGAAGAACAGCAACTCATTGACGAGATCTTGATTCTCTTTGTTGCTGGTCATGAAACCACATCTAACGCTTTGACCTTTACCTGTGAGCTTTTGGCGCGTCATCCGCAGGTGCTGCAGAAGGTCCAGCAGGAGGCGCTTGCATTGACTCGTTCTGGCGCAGATATTATGACTATGCTTAAAGAGGCCATTTACATTCAGCAGGTCTTGCAAGAGTCTATGCGTTTGTATCCGCCGGCATATTTTATCGATCGGGTGAATTACAAAGAAGATCACTTAGGCGATTACCGCTTGCCAGAAGATTCAACTTTACTCTTTTCGGTTTATGAGATCCACAGGTCAGAAACCTACTGGGAGCGCCCCTTGGAGTTCGATCCGGACCGATTCGATCCGCAGCAACCCAGACAACACAGCGACTATTATTTTCCCTTTGGCGCAGGGCCACGCATGTGCATAGGGAATAATTTTGCCATGTACGAGATGATTTTGGTTGTGATACAACTCTTTAGCGCCTTTAGCTTAGAAGAGAAAACGACTCCCATACAGATAAGACCCTTGATCACCTTGAAGCCAAAAGATGCTATCTTAGTGTTTCACCAGTACGAGTCTTGA